The nucleotide window AATCTGAAAGCTTATATTTAAAAGTACAAAGTTTGTTTTTTCATAGGCAAAACTGACATTTTCAAACACGATATTTCCTTTTATGTTGGAAATAAGGTGCGGATTCTCAGGAGATATCACCTCTGGCTGTGAGTCTAAAAGGGCATTGATTCTTTTCAAGGATGCCATTCCCCGCTGAAAGAGATTGGTCATCCATCCAATGGCAATGACAGGCCATGCCAAAATTCCAAGATATTGAATAAACGCAACAAGTTCACCCGGTGTGAGTGCTTGTTCCATTACCAGGAAACCGCCGTAAAATATAATCACAAGGGTTGACAGATTAAAAAACAGTCCGAATAAAGGTCTTAACAGTGCAGTAACAAATGCCCGCTTGAGATTTTTTTTAAAATAATCTGTTGAAGCCCCCCTTACCTTATTGCCTACGACAGGTTCAAAATTAAATACTTTTATGATGCGAATGCCAAAAAAACTTTCTCTTACAAGTTCGGTCAGCTGGGAAAAAGATTCCTGAGCTGTTTTATGGAAAAGATGCATTTTTTTGCCCAGGATTCTTGTCACAATAATCAAAAAAGGCATTGGAATCATTGCCAGTAGTGTCAGTTTTGTATGGGTGGCAAGCATGATGGCAAAGGTGGCACCGCCAAGAAGAATCGTGTCTACAAGCACGATCAGACCAAAACCGAATGCCATCCTGATATGATTGATATCGCTTGTGGCATGGGCCATGATATCTCCGGTCTTGATTTTGTCTAAATAGGCCATGTCCAGATTCAGGATATGCCTGAAAAGATAATCCCTGATATCTTTTTCAAGACTTCTTGCACTTCCCATGAGAATATTTCGCCAGACATACCTTAATCCTGCCATGACAAGACCGAGCAAAAGAATAAACGCACATTGAACAAACAAGGCATGGGTGTCAAAAGATGTTGAATTTAAAGTGTCAATGGTATTTTTAACAATTTGGGGAATGATCAACTGGGTGATATCCACAATAATCATGCAGAAAAGCCCCAATATTATTTTATAAAAATTTTTTTTAAAATATGGATAAATTAGTTTCAATATATTTGTTTTATACCTGTAT belongs to Desulfobacula toluolica Tol2 and includes:
- a CDS encoding ABC transporter ATP-binding protein codes for the protein MKLIYPYFKKNFYKIILGLFCMIIVDITQLIIPQIVKNTIDTLNSTSFDTHALFVQCAFILLLGLVMAGLRYVWRNILMGSARSLEKDIRDYLFRHILNLDMAYLDKIKTGDIMAHATSDINHIRMAFGFGLIVLVDTILLGGATFAIMLATHTKLTLLAMIPMPFLIIVTRILGKKMHLFHKTAQESFSQLTELVRESFFGIRIIKVFNFEPVVGNKVRGASTDYFKKNLKRAFVTALLRPLFGLFFNLSTLVIIFYGGFLVMEQALTPGELVAFIQYLGILAWPVIAIGWMTNLFQRGMASLKRINALLDSQPEVISPENPHLISNIKGNIVFENVSFAYEKTNFVLLNISFQIHPGTSIGITGPPGSGKTSLVQLIPRLYNATKGNIRLDDIDLNTLDLDFLRQHIAVMPQESFLFSGTIRENILMGKHVDQKKIDEIIRACSLKTTIEKMTHGLDTIVGERGITLSGGQKQRITLARTLMLKKPVIILDDPISQMDTHTAASVIANLNRMNLNSTLIIISHRISALASCDKIFTLKNGRIDHFGTHKELIETDRFYKQSYLVQQFEEEYGA